Within Pseudomonas alloputida, the genomic segment CACGTCGTTGACGAAGGCGCGGTACGACAGCACCAGGCTTTGATCGAGGTCCAGGCGGCAGTCTGGTCCGCGTGGGCGGCCCGGCTTGCAGATCACCAGGCGCAGCATGCTGTGCCCCCAGCGGCTGACCAGGTTCTGATTGGCTTCAGCCAGCAGATAGTCCACTTCGTAGACCCTTTCCGGGTCTATTTCACCTAGGGGCTGGCGGGCGAAGTCGCTGCCGGCATTGATGAATGGCAGGCCCTTGGCACAGGTGTCCTGTTGGGGTGCCCAGCCGAAGTGTTCGCGAAGGTACTGATACAGCGCCGGGCGACGGCAGTTGTAGCTCGGGTCGAGGAGGAAATACTCCATGTTGACCGCGATGTATTCCTTGGGGCTGCTCAACTCATAGCTGTCGGGGCTGCGCACGAATTGGCCATTGTGCTGTTCGCGCTCGCCTCGTCGGCCCACGTACTGCTGCCACCCGGCCAGGTCGAGCAGGCGTGGGTCGTCGCTCAGGGTGAAGCGGCGCTCGGCCTGCCCGCGGCATTCTTCCGGCAGGCCGACCTTGCCCAGCGTGCCTTGCTGGCGTTTGCAGCGTGCAATCAGCGCATTTTCGGCGCTGGGCCACAGGCGGGCACGGTCGTAGAGATGGGTGAGCTCGTGCAGCACGGTGGCCAGCAGCTCTTCACGCACCGTGCCATGTGGGCGGTCGGTGCGCTTAGCGGCGGCGCTGCCATCGGCGAGGCTGGGCAGCAAGCGGCGGTTGAGCTCGAGGGTGGATAGCAGTGATGCCTGCCCATAGGCGTCGGCAGGCATGTTGTCGCTCCAGCTGACCCGCACGCGGCGGTCCAGCTGTTGCTTGAAGCGCGGTGGCAGCTTGCCCATGGCCTCGTCGAGCAGGGCTTGGGAGGCTTTAGTTTGTTGTGGGTCGAGGCCGGACGCCTGCAGCTCAAGCTGCAGGTCGGCCAAGGCGGGCGTGCCGAGCAGCGTCAGGGCGCAGCCAAGCAGCCAGGCACGCACGCGCTTCACAGTGCGAGTATGGCTTCAGCCAATACCTGGTCGCTGGCGCCGCGCGCTTCCGGTACTCGCTCGCGCAGGGTATTGAAGGCCGCCTCGAGTTGTACGCCGCGGATGTCACCGTTGCTGGCGACGAAGCTTGCAGCGTCGTCGTGGGCTTCGCGCACCACTTTGGAGTCGCGGATCGAGGTGGTGGTGTCTGAGGTGAAGTCGATCGAACGGCCAAAGGCACGCACGATGATGTTGCTGGTGGCCACCAGGGTCTGTGCCTGGGCCAGGTCGGCCAGCAGCAGCATGCCGAGGGAAGCGGCAATCAGCGGTTTGCGCATGGAGCATCTCCGAAAAATACAGGGAGTCAGATGTAGTTATTGGACGAGAATTGCCTGCGCCAGTTCCAGATCGCCGACGGCGTGCCGTGCGCAATTGTGGCGTAATGATTCCAGGGCGGCTTCCAGGCGTGCACCACGGATCAGCCCGTCGCTGGCAACGAATGCGGCGGCATCGTCGCGGGCCTGTGTAAGCAGTTTGCGATCGAATGGTGCGACTGTGACCTGGCTGGTGACATAGCCGGTGATGACCAGGCTTTGTGTGGTGGTATCCATGGCATGGGCGCTGGCCATGCCTGCGGCGGCGAACAGCAATGGCAACAGATAACGCATGAGCTTTCTTGAAGGCTGGAAAAATGAACGGCGAAGCCTACCTCAGGTGCGAGGGCCGAAGCCAACGCACCTGTTGTGCATGGCGCGTATCAGAGTGCCAGGATGGCCTGGGCCAGCTGTGCATCGCTGGCTTGCAGGGCCGGCATGTTCGAACGGATGTGCACAAAGGCGCTTTCCAGTCGGGCGCCGCGGATAGCGCCCTGAGTGCCGACGAAGCTGGCTGCGTCATCGCGGGCTGCCTGGACAATCTTGTCGTCGCGGAAGGAAGAGCTCACGTCGGATGTGGCGTCGGTGGAGGCAGCAACGGCGCCCACTACCGCGTCGGTGGTGACAACGAAACTGGTGGCATTGGCAGTGCCAGCCAGGCCAAGCAGCAGGGCGGCGCCAAGCAGGTGTTTACGGT encodes:
- a CDS encoding DUF4105 domain-containing protein, with product MKRVRAWLLGCALTLLGTPALADLQLELQASGLDPQQTKASQALLDEAMGKLPPRFKQQLDRRVRVSWSDNMPADAYGQASLLSTLELNRRLLPSLADGSAAAKRTDRPHGTVREELLATVLHELTHLYDRARLWPSAENALIARCKRQQGTLGKVGLPEECRGQAERRFTLSDDPRLLDLAGWQQYVGRRGEREQHNGQFVRSPDSYELSSPKEYIAVNMEYFLLDPSYNCRRPALYQYLREHFGWAPQQDTCAKGLPFINAGSDFARQPLGEIDPERVYEVDYLLAEANQNLVSRWGHSMLRLVICKPGRPRGPDCRLDLDQSLVLSYRAFVNDVQLSSWDGLVGNYPSRLFVLPLGQVIDEYTKTELRSLASVPLKLNRDEIENLVRQAAEMHWSYDGNYWFLSNNCAVESLKLLRSGTANPRLNDLDSIMPNGLLAVLKGRGLADTSVLDNPREALRLGYRFDSYRDRYQAMFEVLRKQLPIKQALVEDWLALNAEQRRSWFAKADLRTSAALLLLEQASLRRQLLLAQDEVKQRYLNAAALKDGSINKADATLKQMLANSGFLSRPAELLDSKGYGLPQPEERKHLEQVSRERQAQLLRLSTSLDKEVRALLEPSRAKEIAAVEANVKQIGQHLRALHKAAGGLQL
- a CDS encoding DUF2388 domain-containing protein; the encoded protein is MRKPLIAASLGMLLLADLAQAQTLVATSNIIVRAFGRSIDFTSDTTTSIRDSKVVREAHDDAASFVASNGDIRGVQLEAAFNTLRERVPEARGASDQVLAEAILAL
- a CDS encoding DUF2388 domain-containing protein, with product MRYLLPLLFAAAGMASAHAMDTTTQSLVITGYVTSQVTVAPFDRKLLTQARDDAAAFVASDGLIRGARLEAALESLRHNCARHAVGDLELAQAILVQ
- a CDS encoding DUF2388 domain-containing protein encodes the protein MNRKHLLGAALLLGLAGTANATSFVVTTDAVVGAVAASTDATSDVSSSFRDDKIVQAARDDAASFVGTQGAIRGARLESAFVHIRSNMPALQASDAQLAQAILAL